The following proteins are encoded in a genomic region of Clostridium kluyveri:
- a CDS encoding tyrosine-type recombinase/integrase yields the protein MKILVEEFQINLMEDGKNDNTVQSYVGDITAFLKYLAKMGVEFDGVLKRFYITSYKNYLIDNSYEPATINKKVNSIGAFNNFLIGKGYMADNVVDLKKDKIKIAFGSGEQVEVYSDSQLERIQFYIQNQKKVSLRDKMIIQLLMFTGVRVSELCDIKLKNIDFLLSQIKIVGKGGKVREVPAKV from the coding sequence ATGAAAATATTAGTAGAAGAATTTCAAATTAATCTAATGGAAGATGGTAAAAATGATAATACAGTACAAAGCTATGTTGGAGACATAACAGCATTCCTCAAATACCTTGCAAAAATGGGAGTAGAATTTGACGGAGTCCTAAAAAGGTTCTACATCACCAGCTATAAAAACTATCTGATTGATAACAGCTATGAGCCTGCCACCATCAATAAAAAAGTTAATAGTATTGGAGCTTTCAATAATTTCCTAATAGGAAAAGGCTACATGGCAGATAATGTGGTTGACCTAAAGAAAGACAAAATAAAAATAGCTTTTGGCTCAGGAGAACAAGTAGAGGTATATTCAGATAGCCAGCTTGAAAGGATTCAGTTCTACATTCAAAACCAGAAGAAAGTAAGCCTAAGAGATAAGATGATAATTCAGCTTCTGATGTTCACAGGGGTAAGGGTAAGCGAGCTTTGCGATATCAAGCTAAAGAACATAGATTTTCTGCTAAGTCAGATAAAAATAGTTGGTAAAGGGGGGAAGGTGAGAGAAGTACCAGCTAAAGTTTGA
- a CDS encoding DUF4274 domain-containing protein has protein sequence MDNTKYKWLQDILYEENPDIIESQIERIDNSISLHIFAGNYNWNNGFKIPNNIINNEYCDLGTALMLFYSADGYRMLEDEQGFASSNLDKWKEFLTTLYNRIINKQFKQQNIAFTPPLTKIQIFKLKKKSADISSIFLENLAGNEVEIPKL, from the coding sequence ATGGATAATACTAAGTATAAGTGGTTGCAAGATATTTTATACGAAGAAAACCCAGATATAATTGAAAGCCAGATTGAACGAATAGATAATTCTATTTCTCTTCATATTTTTGCAGGTAATTATAATTGGAATAATGGTTTTAAGATTCCTAATAATATTATTAATAACGAATATTGTGATTTAGGAACAGCGTTAATGTTATTTTATAGTGCTGATGGCTATCGAATGTTGGAAGATGAACAGGGATTTGCATCATCTAATTTGGATAAATGGAAAGAATTTTTAACTACCCTATATAATAGGATAATTAATAAACAGTTTAAGCAACAAAACATAGCTTTTACCCCACCATTGACAAAAATACAAATATTTAAACTTAAAAAGAAAAGCGCAGATATTTCAAGTATATTTTTAGAAAACCTAGCGGGTAATGAGGTTGAAATACCTAAATTATAA
- a CDS encoding transposase family protein codes for MDEFIKLLDKDLKYLNHKIVDDMIYIYVVSTRNEVTCPFCGHKSLKTHSTYERSFQDFPMQGKKVQIIIKNRKMFCNNPECDHTTFAERFDWLGNKSKKTKRLEDEIMHMSLNCSSTAAANFLSKNTVTVGKSTICNLLKKRKTDNK; via the coding sequence ATGGATGAATTTATAAAACTTTTAGATAAAGATTTGAAATACCTAAATCACAAAATAGTAGATGATATGATATACATTTACGTTGTATCTACAAGAAATGAGGTTACTTGTCCATTTTGTGGACATAAGTCATTGAAAACTCATAGTACCTATGAAAGAAGTTTTCAAGATTTTCCTATGCAGGGAAAGAAGGTTCAAATAATTATTAAAAACAGAAAGATGTTTTGTAATAATCCTGAGTGTGACCATACAACCTTTGCTGAAAGATTTGATTGGCTTGGTAATAAATCCAAAAAAACCAAGCGTCTTGAGGATGAGATAATGCATATGTCGCTTAATTGCAGCTCAACTGCTGCTGCAAACTTTTTAAGTAAAAATACGGTTACTGTTGGGAAAAGTACCATCTGTAATCTCTTAAAAAAAAGAAAAACTGATAATAAATAA
- a CDS encoding OmpA family protein, whose amino-acid sequence MFGRYSRIIRTSKDDGNIWRIFTDLLSTILLFILLFFIYTNAVKHAELDLQQKQLKNLRLQVEKVIGVRQSIIEDIRKSFQNAGLDINIDKNTGDIVFSSDVLFEFNKADIRPEFKSNLDKFIPQYVNVLTSPKYISSVSEIVIEGHTDNIGDYNYNMDLSQKRANSIVNYILNNNFKNLDSYSKESLKNIITANGRSKSQLIKNSDGSVNQEKSRRVIFKFRLKDEESIKQIDSILSK is encoded by the coding sequence ATGTTTGGCAGGTATAGTAGAATAATAAGAACATCAAAGGATGACGGGAATATATGGCGTATATTTACTGATCTCTTAAGTACCATATTGTTATTTATATTATTATTTTTTATCTATACTAATGCTGTAAAGCATGCGGAATTGGATTTGCAGCAGAAACAATTAAAAAATCTCAGGCTGCAGGTGGAAAAAGTAATAGGAGTAAGGCAAAGTATCATTGAGGATATAAGAAAATCTTTTCAAAATGCCGGGTTGGATATTAATATAGATAAGAATACAGGGGATATTGTGTTTAGCAGTGATGTACTTTTTGAATTCAATAAGGCTGATATAAGACCGGAATTTAAATCTAATCTGGACAAATTTATACCTCAATATGTTAATGTGCTTACTTCCCCTAAGTATATAAGTTCAGTTTCAGAAATAGTTATTGAAGGACATACCGATAATATAGGAGACTATAATTACAATATGGACCTATCACAGAAAAGGGCAAACAGCATAGTAAACTATATATTAAATAATAACTTTAAAAATTTAGACAGCTACAGTAAAGAGAGCCTAAAAAATATTATTACTGCAAATGGAAGATCCAAAAGTCAGCTTATTAAAAATTCTGATGGAAGTGTGAATCAGGAAAAGTCAAGAAGAGTAATATTCAAATTTAGATTAAAAGATGAAGAGTCCATTAAACAAATAGATAGTATTCTTTCAAAATAA
- a CDS encoding MotA/TolQ/ExbB proton channel family protein, with the protein MIGLANFIKGIFSSDVSTAIFFIEVIMFSVDIFLYRIVYGGLKNIDEGISKKSFFGIEDMVEGYKDMVSRSDYINTRSYIEAYFSNYKYLSHNRLFNKLDIPVINIISVIHMTISVFILMGVLGTFTGLTISLNSLRTGEFTVDNISPILSGMGVAFYASIVGIAFSLILTFITRVFDAEQLLMNIMVKLQNYMDNNLRKNNFREFFEKTEAAIEKLSASNDKTINEFGKTSVEIMNKSLDTMEKVYEFVKKFSDFPKEFEKSMEYMTNFNKKLKESVEGFDLIFKGFSKLTSTLNKSMDSLDKKFDILDDCVRDINKGQKKVEKSYVDIYEKLDKLTYDFYASLDNLESHQKKSLEEMKDFYEDIKVKYYEFKTYMAAYNEQKSEIFAQIYKDMKEYQSNYDTILNNIADKMEYFSEGYKK; encoded by the coding sequence ATGATAGGTTTGGCCAATTTTATAAAGGGAATATTCAGCAGTGATGTTAGTACTGCAATTTTTTTCATAGAAGTTATAATGTTTTCAGTTGATATATTTCTCTATAGAATAGTTTATGGAGGACTAAAAAATATAGATGAAGGCATCTCCAAAAAATCTTTTTTTGGTATAGAAGATATGGTAGAGGGATATAAAGATATGGTAAGTAGATCAGATTATATAAACACCAGATCCTATATAGAAGCTTACTTTTCAAATTATAAATACTTATCACATAACAGGCTATTCAATAAATTAGATATTCCTGTAATAAATATTATAAGTGTAATTCATATGACCATATCTGTTTTTATTCTTATGGGAGTTCTGGGGACATTTACAGGTCTTACCATATCTTTAAATTCTCTTAGAACGGGGGAATTTACTGTAGACAATATAAGTCCTATATTGTCAGGGATGGGAGTAGCCTTTTATGCCAGTATAGTGGGTATTGCATTTTCATTAATACTTACATTTATCACAAGAGTGTTTGACGCTGAACAACTACTTATGAATATTATGGTCAAGCTTCAGAATTATATGGATAACAATCTGCGTAAAAATAATTTTCGTGAGTTCTTTGAAAAAACAGAAGCAGCTATTGAAAAGTTATCTGCTTCAAATGATAAAACTATAAATGAATTTGGAAAAACCTCAGTAGAGATTATGAATAAGTCTTTAGACACCATGGAAAAAGTTTATGAATTTGTAAAGAAGTTTTCTGATTTTCCAAAGGAATTTGAAAAATCTATGGAATACATGACAAATTTTAATAAAAAATTAAAGGAATCTGTAGAAGGGTTTGATTTGATCTTTAAAGGCTTTAGTAAACTTACAAGCACCCTCAATAAAAGTATGGATAGTTTGGATAAAAAATTTGATATTTTAGATGATTGTGTCAGGGATATTAATAAAGGTCAAAAAAAGGTGGAAAAAAGTTATGTGGATATATACGAAAAATTAGATAAACTAACCTATGATTTTTATGCTTCTCTTGATAATTTGGAGAGTCACCAAAAAAAATCTTTAGAAGAAATGAAGGATTTTTATGAGGATATAAAAGTGAAATATTATGAATTTAAAACCTATATGGCTGCCTATAATGAACAAAAAAGTGAAATATTTGCCCAGATATATAAAGATATGAAGGAGTATCAGAGCAATTATGATACTATTTTAAATAACATAGCTGACAAGATGGAATATTTTAGTGAAGGGTATAAAAAGTAA
- a CDS encoding SMI1/KNR4 family protein, which produces MKQIKLLKERTSTRNTLSYTDIFGQTIEVGFSWNNPASEEEIHEFESLNNIKLPKNYKEFLKVSNGAVIYEDIEYGGSGYKILGLDEILKSTKDKKEWGYDLKDFYIVFAEVMGNSDFLLFDLKKSEDKGKDYIIDGDTGYSVDEWEYIKGNFSHFINRLITTNGSVYWRWY; this is translated from the coding sequence ATGAAACAAATTAAACTATTAAAAGAAAGAACGTCTACTAGAAACACATTGAGTTATACTGATATCTTTGGACAAACTATCGAAGTTGGATTTTCATGGAACAACCCAGCTTCAGAAGAAGAAATCCATGAGTTTGAGTCGTTAAATAACATTAAGTTACCAAAAAACTACAAAGAATTTTTAAAGGTTTCAAATGGGGCTGTAATATATGAAGATATAGAATATGGAGGAAGTGGTTACAAGATATTAGGGCTTGACGAAATTTTAAAATCAACTAAAGATAAAAAAGAATGGGGATATGATTTAAAAGATTTTTATATAGTCTTTGCAGAAGTTATGGGAAATTCAGACTTTCTATTATTTGATTTGAAAAAAAGTGAGGATAAAGGTAAGGATTATATAATAGATGGAGACACTGGTTATTCAGTTGATGAATGGGAATATATAAAAGGCAACTTTTCCCATTTTATTAATAGATTAATTACAACAAACGGTTCAGTGTATTGGAGATGGTATTAA
- a CDS encoding Hsp70 family protein, producing MYYDCHHNPVIGIDFGTAYSSVSKWDGKKAGIYGKMGEYTIPSVVYFKQGKFDVGNGALAKGVFYPENYISGVKGIIACGQETVLLDNKEFTLKDICSAIFKYIYNNIKTTVPEDKFKCGGAVIALPCYFQDQQCNIIKEGAKLAGIELVGTIQEPVAAALAYGMHLSVNEKREENVLVFDFGGGSLDITVLKVLEKKDEIQFNILASEGNESLGGLDFNEELYDYILKKENLDFSDYDYKITNLCRKNLMEQIVKAKEILSYDSEIAYIKLYNVPPGKFLDTTLTLEELNKCIKHHMISIKNMIEHVIALSGISIKDIYKIIKAGGSSKIKAVDSIIKDVLGEKETYEHMDYKEVVSNGAAIYAAYKTKRLSINKQISIFTRYMEKSLYFIWMIDCSGSMNIDNRLDYVKEGMKRVISEIEGKCRLDNITLNFGVIKFSDTAVWNVEIGEKINDSIYEDMNPGGITSLGSAIDMVSSELNKIKMDYRTLTPVIFLITDGMPTDDYEGAVERLLVNSVGKNSYKDVIALGRDVCEEYMCKFVDDISRKPKIVLQKEHIIESICSQTVSGVEYVKDKFMEKYSQCIESPGRKIKGGLLLKTSENK from the coding sequence TTGTATTATGATTGTCACCATAATCCAGTTATAGGTATCGATTTTGGAACCGCATACAGTTCTGTATCAAAATGGGATGGAAAAAAAGCAGGGATATATGGAAAAATGGGGGAATATACAATACCCTCTGTAGTTTATTTTAAGCAGGGGAAATTTGATGTGGGCAATGGGGCCCTGGCAAAAGGAGTATTTTATCCTGAAAATTATATTTCAGGCGTTAAAGGAATCATAGCCTGTGGACAGGAAACTGTACTTTTAGATAATAAGGAATTTACATTAAAAGATATATGTTCTGCTATTTTTAAATATATTTATAATAATATCAAAACTACTGTACCAGAAGATAAGTTTAAATGTGGGGGAGCAGTTATTGCATTACCCTGCTATTTTCAAGATCAGCAGTGTAATATCATAAAAGAAGGGGCAAAATTGGCAGGCATTGAACTTGTTGGGACAATCCAGGAGCCTGTAGCAGCAGCTCTGGCTTATGGAATGCATTTATCTGTAAATGAAAAAAGGGAAGAAAATGTACTTGTGTTTGATTTTGGGGGAGGAAGTCTTGATATAACGGTTCTTAAGGTTTTAGAGAAAAAAGATGAAATCCAGTTCAATATATTGGCTTCAGAAGGAAATGAAAGTCTAGGGGGACTGGATTTTAATGAGGAACTTTATGATTATATACTAAAAAAAGAAAACCTTGATTTTAGTGATTACGACTATAAAATCACTAATTTATGTAGAAAAAATTTAATGGAACAGATAGTTAAGGCAAAAGAAATACTTTCCTATGATAGTGAAATAGCATATATAAAGCTTTATAATGTACCTCCGGGAAAATTTTTAGACACAACCCTCACATTAGAAGAACTAAATAAATGTATTAAACACCATATGATATCCATAAAAAATATGATTGAACATGTCATTGCTTTATCAGGAATTTCTATAAAGGATATTTATAAAATAATTAAGGCAGGGGGTTCCAGTAAAATTAAAGCAGTAGACAGTATTATAAAAGATGTCTTAGGAGAAAAAGAAACCTATGAACATATGGATTATAAGGAGGTTGTATCAAATGGGGCAGCTATTTATGCTGCTTATAAAACAAAGAGATTGTCAATAAACAAACAAATTTCCATTTTTACGCGCTATATGGAAAAATCTCTTTATTTTATATGGATGATTGACTGTTCAGGATCTATGAATATTGATAATAGGCTGGACTACGTAAAAGAGGGGATGAAGCGTGTAATATCAGAAATAGAAGGAAAATGCAGATTGGATAATATCACTTTGAATTTTGGTGTTATAAAATTTTCTGATACTGCTGTATGGAATGTAGAAATAGGAGAAAAAATAAATGACAGTATTTATGAGGATATGAATCCAGGGGGAATAACTTCTCTTGGCAGTGCAATTGACATGGTTTCCAGTGAGTTAAATAAGATTAAAATGGATTATAGAACTTTAACGCCAGTAATATTTCTAATAACTGATGGAATGCCCACAGACGACTATGAGGGAGCAGTAGAAAGGTTACTGGTTAACTCCGTGGGAAAGAATTCTTATAAGGATGTTATTGCATTAGGCAGGGATGTTTGTGAAGAGTATATGTGTAAATTTGTTGATGACATATCGAGAAAACCTAAAATAGTATTACAAAAAGAACATATAATTGAGAGCATATGTTCTCAGACTGTAAGCGGCGTAGAATATGTAAAGGATAAGTTCATGGAAAAATATAGTCAGTGTATAGAATCTCCAGGTAGGAAAATAAAGGGAGGACTTTTACTTAAAACATCTGAAAATAAATAA
- a CDS encoding ISL3 family transposase produces the protein MTAVCIDDFALKRREKYGTVMIDINTHTIVDMIESREQTKVVEWLKLYPNIKIVSRDGSVTYHNSISQAHPEAIQISDRFHLLKNLTDYAIEYLKKHFKKTIDVIINITDTEVPKVNEINKANKNRKLTLEEKYNRICLLQMENKSQTEICHEINMDVRSYKKLINASNEERTKIFSTVSAIKHENRVLNKVKIVNEVRNLKNKGLSKSAISRKTGLDPRTISKYLDKNFNPVHASYGIKKGGILSPFYSDINNLLKQGIMSSKIEKIILEKGFKGSSSTIKHYASEWKKRFKNEIEENETEEGKKKIIIKRTDIFKTLFRPISDIKNFEENKFLCFYEQYPFFKIILELVKSFKDIFTQNKPELLKEWISKARSTEIEEIKSFTNGIERDYEAVVNAVCLPYSNGLAEGCVNKIKVIKRVMYGRCSFETLRNKTIKLDRIYKKIN, from the coding sequence GTGACTGCTGTATGTATAGATGATTTTGCATTAAAAAGGAGAGAAAAGTATGGAACAGTAATGATCGATATTAATACACATACAATTGTTGATATGATTGAATCCAGAGAACAGACTAAGGTTGTTGAATGGTTGAAATTATATCCAAATATTAAAATAGTCAGCAGGGATGGTTCTGTTACATACCATAATTCAATTAGCCAAGCACATCCAGAAGCAATACAGATAAGTGATCGGTTTCATTTACTTAAAAATCTCACTGATTATGCCATTGAATATTTAAAAAAGCATTTTAAAAAAACTATTGATGTAATAATAAATATTACGGATACAGAAGTTCCTAAAGTAAATGAAATCAACAAAGCAAACAAGAATAGAAAACTGACTTTAGAAGAAAAATATAATAGGATATGCTTACTACAGATGGAAAATAAATCTCAAACTGAAATATGTCATGAAATTAATATGGATGTCAGGAGTTATAAAAAACTAATAAATGCTTCTAATGAAGAAAGAACAAAAATATTTTCAACAGTGTCTGCCATTAAACATGAAAATAGAGTTTTAAATAAAGTGAAAATAGTAAATGAAGTGCGTAATTTGAAAAATAAGGGGTTAAGTAAATCTGCAATTTCAAGGAAGACCGGTCTTGATCCTAGGACAATTTCAAAGTATTTAGATAAGAATTTTAATCCTGTACATGCTTCATATGGAATAAAAAAGGGAGGAATATTAAGTCCTTTTTACAGTGATATAAATAATCTTTTAAAACAAGGAATTATGTCTAGTAAAATTGAAAAAATTATACTAGAAAAAGGATTTAAAGGCTCTTCATCAACAATTAAACATTATGCATCTGAATGGAAAAAAAGATTCAAGAATGAAATAGAAGAAAATGAAACTGAAGAGGGTAAGAAAAAAATAATAATTAAAAGAACTGATATATTTAAAACCTTATTCAGACCTATATCAGATATAAAAAATTTTGAAGAAAATAAATTTTTATGCTTTTATGAGCAGTATCCTTTTTTCAAAATAATTTTAGAGTTAGTTAAGTCATTTAAAGATATTTTTACACAAAATAAACCTGAATTGCTAAAAGAATGGATATCAAAAGCAAGAAGCACGGAAATTGAAGAAATTAAAAGTTTTACAAATGGAATTGAGCGTGATTATGAAGCCGTAGTAAATGCTGTATGTTTGCCATACAGCAACGGCTTAGCTGAAGGCTGTGTAAATAAAATAAAAGTTATAAAAAGGGTTATGTATGGACGATGTAGCTTTGAAACATTAAGAAATAAAACTATTAAACTTGATAGAATTTATAAAAAAATCAACTAA
- a CDS encoding DUF6273 domain-containing protein, which translates to MKKDVEIVLKNLIEEYGMELCSNKIKLMGLLMDLCSQYEREVRILIKVLDANIICEILKGTKKEINEYEYNQLVNNLGLTREDALWALETWFKSINFKYPNIEKDNGVLELKKNKKIKSGTTTRIRYVLICFIIGIIVLYAGIFFIPNQAKNGRLSISIGDYIEFGKYNGSPILWRVINKDVNGYMLFSEKIICFKAFDASGDKTDGRGDEDRIGFGSNYWEKSNLRQWLNSYDREVNYSSQLPAKDYVSCNSYDKQPGFLYNFTYKEKNSIEEVTHKCILAGIDKNIMDGGTELYEYDTEIADCIANYDSSYYKNVADKVFLLSTKEVKNFVYDRTWEYKKSSLEDNSISWYWLRTPSADYSDIIRAVGEGGIYGDNANDGTGGVAPALYLKSEVTPINGEGTEDSPYRVMK; encoded by the coding sequence ATGAAAAAAGATGTGGAAATAGTATTGAAAAACTTAATTGAAGAGTATGGCATGGAGCTTTGCAGTAACAAAATAAAGTTGATGGGGCTTTTAATGGATCTGTGCAGCCAGTATGAGAGAGAAGTTAGAATTTTAATTAAGGTTTTAGATGCAAATATTATATGTGAAATTTTAAAGGGCACTAAAAAAGAAATAAATGAATATGAGTATAACCAATTAGTGAATAACTTAGGGTTGACAAGAGAAGATGCTCTATGGGCTTTAGAGACCTGGTTTAAATCCATAAATTTTAAATACCCAAATATTGAAAAAGATAATGGTGTATTGGAATTGAAAAAAAATAAGAAGATTAAATCAGGAACAACTACAAGAATAAGGTATGTTCTTATCTGTTTTATTATTGGAATAATTGTTTTATATGCGGGAATTTTTTTTATCCCCAATCAGGCTAAAAATGGGCGTTTATCAATAAGTATAGGAGATTATATTGAATTTGGAAAATATAATGGCAGTCCTATATTATGGAGGGTAATAAATAAAGATGTAAATGGATATATGCTTTTTTCAGAAAAAATAATCTGTTTTAAAGCTTTTGATGCTAGTGGAGATAAAACAGATGGCAGAGGAGATGAGGATAGGATAGGTTTTGGAAGTAACTATTGGGAGAAATCTAATTTAAGGCAGTGGCTTAATTCTTATGATAGAGAAGTGAACTACAGCAGCCAATTACCAGCTAAGGATTATGTATCCTGTAATTCTTATGATAAACAACCAGGATTTTTGTATAATTTTACATATAAAGAGAAAAATAGTATAGAAGAAGTAACCCATAAGTGTATACTGGCTGGTATAGATAAGAATATAATGGATGGAGGCACAGAATTGTATGAATATGATACAGAAATTGCAGATTGTATAGCAAATTATGATTCCAGCTATTATAAAAATGTTGCAGATAAAGTTTTTTTACTTTCAACAAAGGAAGTGAAAAATTTTGTTTATGATAGAACATGGGAGTATAAAAAAAGCTCCCTAGAAGATAACAGTATTTCCTGGTACTGGTTACGCACTCCTTCTGCAGATTATTCTGATATTATACGGGCAGTAGGAGAAGGTGGTATATATGGTGATAATGCAAATGATGGTACAGGTGGGGTGGCACCTGCTCTATATTTAAAAAGTGAAGTAACTCCAATTAATGGTGAGGGAACTGAAGATAGCCCCTATAGGGTTATGAAGTAA
- a CDS encoding AHH domain-containing protein produces MKTIGNIKTPGNKAENMTQYIRSVLYGQHQFALPNGMGTINASEDLFKFSKIEDNVSNEAKKIIEGAAEARLIPGQEGIVTGGNSTKLGKNMLESMGLKRSSKWSGYQAQHVIPAEMGDNAVIQKIGMNLDDASNGIFLRTPDESISTMSRHQGYHSVYNEMVERQLSKLK; encoded by the coding sequence ATGAAGACAATAGGAAATATAAAAACACCGGGAAATAAAGCTGAAAATATGACACAATACATAAGGTCAGTATTATATGGACAACATCAATTTGCATTACCAAATGGAATGGGAACAATAAATGCTTCAGAAGATTTATTTAAGTTTTCTAAAATTGAAGATAATGTGTCTAATGAGGCTAAAAAAATAATTGAGGGGGCGGCTGAAGCTAGGCTTATACCTGGACAAGAAGGAATAGTCACTGGAGGCAATTCCACTAAATTAGGTAAAAATATGTTGGAATCAATGGGATTAAAACGTTCATCCAAATGGAGTGGTTATCAAGCACAGCATGTTATACCAGCAGAAATGGGAGACAATGCTGTAATTCAAAAGATTGGTATGAATCTTGATGATGCTTCAAATGGTATTTTCCTTAGAACCCCAGATGAAAGTATAAGTACTATGTCAAGACATCAAGGATATCATTCTGTTTATAATGAAATGGTAGAAAGACAATTAAGTAAACTAAAGTAG